A single window of Thermococcus celericrescens DNA harbors:
- a CDS encoding DUF1156 domain-containing protein — translation MERRFIESPRFPIWEVNLKSSKEKGPARPPYWEMVFYWTRKPLIGARAVIAGALLPEDIDENRFKTMIGLNENTPHRVNPKIPPEWEKYFRGKKLLDPFAGFGSIPLEGLRLGLDVTAVELLPTTYVFLKAVLDYPKKFGKPLVKDVERWGNWITEQLKNDPEIRELYDEDVAVYIGTWEVKCPHCGRWTPAIGNYWLARVKDGKGYKRLAYMKPERNGDEVEIRVVDLNEILGDVSKAKVDTKAGEITFEGEAYVRKVEEAIRAGRLKEDDVRISGNRVVFRVPEANISNQQKQLRCLLCGNAIKYADENGRHYTERKKGMPNEFYVKFALRKYHEGDERFTRQRLLVKVKVKGRDLIFEPATKEDNEKLWKAKEKVREMLERRDPDVPTEKMQPYGGATLGDIYKVFISWNNLFNPRQLLTLIKIVRLIREAGKKVEEEKLKEGWDEERAFEYAEAVATYLSIGLGRYADYTNVCTLVDAGNPWGIKLSHTLSNRGISMQFTWGDNSPISRVTRISGIIQDTYTLTKAITNVVRALDYLTSALAPSTQKTLTDFTGNSIKVLQGDATSLNLGEKFDVIVTDPPYADDVAYTELSDFYYVWLKRALSDSDERKLIPRFHRTAFFKKIGPKWVEIKAQWQEFAKKEISMYPARFGNKSGKEAKEIAQQHFENLFSQAFVAMMEHLKDDGLLVTYYAHTDPESWANLIEAGWRRAKLQITRAIPVNTESATSIVSRGKLSLDTSIVAVWRKTGGERKQVQISVLRGEMEWKAKDSAREFIKYGYAGLDLLYGVMAAVLEEVTKYGEVLSPKGPIPTKELLNDYVYPATIRGIIEAIAEIEEGQTVTSNEAVFYTAYKVLFGNKSLKPNDIILLNLATFTDSNGLIKEGVLKQKGSASKKEFTLYSVDLLGKKALDAKEFQKFLYEKGINPLEPEPRNAIDVLQLLEYYALLGKSRLEEVIEKLRRKWSAEVEEALAIARLVSEYYTAVYGQLLAPLGGKIKADERTIEKELEKDGHFEVLLMRRLVRSIGGEGL, via the coding sequence ATGGAGAGGAGATTTATCGAAAGTCCCAGGTTCCCAATCTGGGAGGTTAATTTGAAGAGTTCAAAAGAAAAAGGCCCCGCGAGGCCCCCGTACTGGGAAATGGTCTTTTACTGGACGAGGAAGCCCCTCATCGGAGCGAGGGCCGTCATAGCTGGAGCACTTCTTCCCGAAGATATTGACGAAAACCGCTTCAAAACCATGATTGGATTGAATGAAAACACTCCCCATCGCGTTAATCCAAAGATTCCGCCCGAATGGGAGAAGTACTTCAGGGGCAAAAAGCTCCTCGACCCCTTCGCGGGCTTTGGTTCAATACCCCTCGAAGGCCTCCGCCTTGGGCTGGACGTTACGGCGGTTGAACTCCTGCCCACTACCTACGTTTTCCTCAAGGCCGTCCTCGATTACCCGAAAAAGTTCGGAAAGCCCCTCGTGAAGGACGTTGAGAGGTGGGGCAATTGGATAACCGAGCAGCTCAAGAACGACCCTGAAATCAGGGAGCTTTACGATGAGGACGTGGCTGTGTACATCGGCACGTGGGAGGTCAAGTGTCCCCACTGTGGAAGATGGACCCCAGCAATCGGCAACTACTGGCTGGCAAGGGTTAAGGACGGCAAGGGCTACAAGCGGCTCGCCTACATGAAGCCCGAGAGGAACGGCGATGAGGTTGAGATAAGGGTGGTTGACCTCAACGAGATACTCGGCGATGTTTCGAAGGCGAAGGTTGACACAAAAGCAGGGGAGATTACCTTCGAGGGCGAGGCCTACGTGCGGAAGGTCGAGGAGGCAATAAGGGCCGGAAGGCTGAAGGAGGACGACGTGAGGATAAGCGGGAACAGGGTGGTCTTCAGGGTTCCAGAGGCAAATATCAGCAATCAACAGAAACAATTGAGGTGCTTGCTTTGTGGCAATGCCATAAAGTACGCCGACGAGAATGGCAGGCACTACACCGAACGGAAGAAGGGAATGCCAAATGAGTTTTACGTGAAGTTCGCGCTGAGGAAGTACCACGAGGGCGACGAGCGCTTTACAAGGCAGAGGCTGCTCGTGAAGGTGAAGGTCAAGGGCAGGGACTTAATCTTCGAGCCCGCAACAAAGGAAGACAATGAAAAGCTCTGGAAGGCGAAGGAGAAGGTCAGGGAGATGCTTGAAAGGAGAGACCCGGACGTGCCGACTGAGAAAATGCAACCTTACGGAGGAGCAACTCTTGGAGATATTTACAAGGTGTTCATCAGCTGGAACAACCTCTTCAATCCCCGCCAGCTCCTCACGTTGATTAAGATTGTAAGACTCATCCGCGAGGCCGGCAAGAAGGTCGAGGAGGAGAAGCTCAAGGAAGGCTGGGACGAGGAGAGGGCCTTCGAGTACGCCGAGGCCGTGGCGACGTATTTGAGCATTGGGTTAGGTAGGTATGCCGATTACACTAACGTATGTACTCTCGTTGACGCGGGAAATCCTTGGGGAATAAAGCTCTCTCATACTTTAAGCAACAGGGGAATATCAATGCAATTTACCTGGGGTGATAATAGTCCAATTTCGAGAGTTACAAGAATCAGTGGCATAATTCAAGATACTTACACATTAACAAAAGCCATAACAAACGTTGTAAGAGCCCTTGACTATCTCACCTCCGCCCTCGCTCCCTCAACCCAGAAGACCCTCACGGACTTTACGGGAAACTCCATCAAAGTTCTCCAGGGCGACGCGACCTCTCTCAACCTCGGCGAGAAGTTCGACGTCATCGTAACAGACCCGCCGTACGCCGATGATGTCGCCTACACAGAGCTGAGCGACTTTTACTACGTCTGGCTCAAGAGGGCATTGAGCGACTCCGACGAGAGAAAGCTGATTCCGAGGTTCCACAGGACGGCCTTCTTCAAGAAAATCGGCCCCAAGTGGGTTGAAATCAAAGCCCAGTGGCAGGAGTTTGCGAAGAAAGAGATTTCAATGTATCCCGCCCGTTTTGGAAACAAATCAGGAAAAGAAGCAAAAGAAATCGCACAGCAACACTTTGAAAACCTCTTCAGCCAGGCCTTCGTGGCCATGATGGAGCACCTCAAAGACGACGGCCTACTCGTCACCTACTACGCCCACACTGATCCCGAAAGCTGGGCGAACCTCATCGAGGCAGGCTGGAGGAGAGCAAAGCTCCAGATAACGAGGGCGATACCGGTTAACACCGAGTCCGCGACAAGCATAGTTAGCAGGGGCAAGCTCAGCCTCGATACCTCAATTGTCGCGGTCTGGAGAAAAACCGGCGGAGAGAGGAAACAGGTTCAAATCTCCGTCCTGAGGGGCGAGATGGAGTGGAAGGCTAAGGACTCCGCCAGGGAGTTCATCAAGTACGGTTACGCCGGCCTCGACCTGCTCTACGGCGTCATGGCCGCTGTGCTCGAAGAAGTAACGAAGTACGGTGAGGTGCTCTCGCCCAAGGGTCCGATCCCGACGAAGGAACTCCTCAACGATTACGTTTACCCTGCAACGATAAGGGGCATCATCGAGGCCATCGCAGAAATCGAGGAGGGGCAAACAGTAACATCGAACGAGGCGGTCTTTTACACCGCTTACAAGGTGCTCTTCGGCAACAAGAGCCTCAAGCCCAACGACATAATCCTCCTCAACCTCGCGACCTTCACCGACTCCAACGGCCTCATCAAGGAGGGAGTGCTGAAGCAGAAAGGCTCGGCCAGCAAGAAGGAGTTCACACTTTACAGCGTTGACCTCCTCGGGAAGAAGGCCCTCGATGCCAAGGAATTCCAGAAGTTCCTTTACGAGAAGGGCATCAACCCGCTTGAGCCTGAACCCAGGAACGCGATTGACGTCCTCCAGCTCCTCGAGTACTATGCATTGCTCGGAAAATCCCGCCTTGAGGAGGTTATCGAAAAGCTCAGGAGGAAGTGGAGCGCAGAGGTCGAGGAGGCCCTCGCGATTGCGAGGCTCGTGAGCGAGTATTACACCGCCGTTTACGGCCAGCTCCTGGCCCCGTTGGGAGGTAAGATAAAGGCCGATGAAAGGACTATTGAGAAGGAACTCGAAAAGGACGGCCACTTTGAGGTTCTCCTCATGAGGAGGCTCGTCAGGAGCATTGGGGGTGAGGGACTATGA
- a CDS encoding ATP-binding protein produces MRLGSFEIWDDVMDETFDKQVAPELGDVVSGNAPEIYTDSREFFRRTYFTDSMLEIIGRLVETLEGGERHNIFLIYSLFGGGKTHTLLTLYHAFREPDAMLDPEILAGHDPEKREKIKDLAERIKALGGVKIVPVYGKGRLGQPSKPLEVGPYKVRTVWGYIAHALGRYYIVERDDQNATVPEIDTLREIFRGERVILLVEEIVDYFDNLYNSGSEDDRRYAKNVDNFFDRLSTALLGSGSAMVMTLPMEKKEGMFEVEKEYNREVVMAIRDAVNRVGGSELYSPLRTSGAGNELVEVLKKRIFKGIDDEERVKTLTRMRSELSNTDVFGHAHNLEDELRRSYPFHPEYVDVLRTIIERTGLQRTRDMLRITRIVVRELVRRYAETGFAPSMIMPHHIDLKHEKLRGMLFGKSEAFMDYATIVDTDIKREKFKDFTKPGLAEIILKYVFLRTYPFDSPVPLPGFPTADSIARGVYEPNEFDANGWLPTDIRDTFEEITASVRFVYLNKKDKVLWFWRVANVAQMVDSKARELLETRLGEVWNELVKYVNRMVKERKSLTSTRGKGAKIEDHVTFFREQYIIVAKDPQEFHDTPDYKLQVLVRDDVDERTLRKLIYAYGTGTRTYRNTVVVCYPVEGSFKPLLETTARIMACDEVIRDIEVKYGQFGEEVVKIQMNMVKDIRGKALEDLETQIVNSFRQVAYPEEDEVRVTKAPSSSKSVVENVYSALLSKGKIVDEFDFDWLVETLKDIGVEVLRPEGYRVSELIAIIRTNTRLPMIEDGHISEAIKNAVLDLRIGLEREGEVFFKKVHKEVPSSEEEGNPPSAVKHRDLILPRGTALHRQVCNLLKKEKDLIVPKGDKDFRVKTWYEVYSPSSEIGIPLKSLVTGGEDCRVKNEYLDMVLWGHIVEMREETPITEGEFELEIEVPQVKEKPGKPVQIEVRVVPLGRDSFTVELSVDHGELDSYEVRLEDGKPVGVTWTIIMPETRTIATIEGRSPKRTRYRDVSLIPDLGTEIVETDTLKGEHKGMFLTSILDIEDVETLGLIPENVKGIVSGSLRIDKPLWEGRFEGVDREVLAYLVREMEELLEGRANLDVDLSLPEEVVIDDLLFEKLRPLNGKVRFRLRKEEC; encoded by the coding sequence ATGAGGCTCGGTTCCTTTGAAATCTGGGACGACGTTATGGATGAGACCTTCGACAAGCAGGTTGCCCCGGAGCTTGGGGACGTTGTGAGCGGCAACGCCCCCGAGATATACACCGATTCGAGGGAGTTCTTCAGGAGGACTTACTTCACGGACTCGATGCTCGAGATCATCGGCAGGCTCGTCGAGACCCTCGAAGGCGGCGAGAGGCACAACATCTTCCTCATTTACTCCCTCTTCGGCGGCGGTAAGACCCACACGCTCCTCACCCTTTATCACGCCTTCAGAGAGCCGGACGCCATGCTTGACCCGGAGATTCTGGCCGGCCACGACCCTGAGAAGAGGGAGAAGATCAAGGATCTCGCGGAGAGGATAAAGGCCCTCGGCGGTGTTAAAATCGTCCCTGTTTACGGCAAGGGCAGGCTTGGCCAGCCGAGCAAGCCCCTTGAGGTTGGGCCGTATAAGGTAAGAACCGTCTGGGGTTACATCGCCCACGCCCTCGGGAGGTATTACATCGTCGAGAGGGACGACCAGAACGCCACAGTCCCGGAGATTGACACCCTGAGGGAGATTTTCAGGGGAGAGAGGGTTATCCTCCTCGTTGAGGAGATCGTGGATTACTTCGACAACCTTTACAACTCTGGAAGCGAGGACGACAGGCGTTATGCCAAAAACGTGGACAACTTCTTTGACAGGCTTTCCACGGCCCTGCTCGGCTCCGGAAGCGCGATGGTCATGACGCTCCCAATGGAGAAGAAGGAGGGCATGTTCGAGGTCGAGAAGGAGTACAACAGGGAAGTTGTGATGGCCATAAGGGACGCCGTTAACAGGGTCGGTGGCTCCGAGCTTTACTCCCCGCTGAGGACTTCTGGAGCGGGCAACGAGCTTGTCGAGGTGCTCAAAAAGAGGATCTTTAAAGGGATTGACGACGAGGAGAGGGTCAAGACCCTGACCAGAATGCGCTCGGAGCTTAGCAACACCGACGTCTTCGGCCATGCGCATAACCTTGAGGACGAGCTCAGGAGGAGTTACCCGTTCCACCCGGAGTACGTGGACGTCCTCAGAACGATAATCGAGAGGACCGGCCTTCAGAGAACGAGGGACATGCTCAGAATCACGAGGATCGTTGTTAGGGAATTGGTCAGGAGATACGCCGAGACGGGCTTTGCCCCCTCGATGATAATGCCCCACCACATTGACCTCAAACACGAGAAGCTGAGGGGCATGCTGTTCGGCAAGAGCGAAGCTTTCATGGATTACGCCACCATCGTTGACACCGACATTAAGAGGGAGAAGTTCAAGGACTTCACCAAGCCGGGACTCGCGGAGATAATTCTCAAGTACGTCTTCTTAAGGACGTATCCCTTTGACTCGCCTGTTCCCCTGCCGGGTTTCCCAACGGCCGACTCAATCGCGAGGGGTGTTTACGAGCCGAACGAGTTTGACGCCAACGGGTGGCTCCCAACGGACATTAGAGACACCTTTGAGGAGATAACCGCGAGCGTCCGCTTTGTATACCTCAACAAGAAGGACAAAGTCCTCTGGTTCTGGCGCGTCGCCAACGTGGCCCAGATGGTGGACAGCAAGGCCAGGGAGCTCCTTGAAACAAGGCTCGGCGAGGTGTGGAACGAACTCGTCAAGTACGTGAACAGGATGGTCAAGGAGAGAAAGAGCCTCACCTCAACGAGGGGGAAGGGGGCAAAGATTGAGGACCACGTGACGTTCTTTAGGGAGCAGTACATCATCGTGGCGAAGGACCCGCAGGAATTCCACGACACTCCTGATTACAAGCTCCAGGTGCTCGTGAGGGACGACGTTGATGAGAGAACTTTGAGGAAGCTGATTTACGCCTATGGAACAGGTACGAGGACGTACAGGAACACGGTCGTCGTCTGTTACCCAGTTGAGGGGAGCTTTAAACCCCTCCTTGAGACGACGGCTAGGATAATGGCGTGCGATGAGGTCATCAGGGACATCGAGGTCAAATACGGCCAGTTCGGTGAGGAAGTCGTCAAGATACAGATGAACATGGTGAAGGACATTAGGGGCAAGGCCCTCGAAGACCTTGAGACCCAGATTGTGAACTCCTTCAGGCAGGTGGCTTATCCAGAGGAAGACGAGGTTCGCGTCACCAAGGCCCCGTCCAGCTCAAAGTCGGTCGTTGAGAACGTTTACTCGGCCCTGCTCAGCAAGGGCAAAATCGTGGACGAGTTCGACTTTGACTGGCTCGTGGAGACTCTCAAGGATATCGGTGTGGAAGTTCTGAGGCCCGAAGGGTACCGGGTCTCGGAGCTCATCGCCATAATAAGAACGAACACACGCCTGCCGATGATTGAGGACGGCCACATTAGCGAGGCCATAAAGAACGCCGTTCTCGACTTGAGGATTGGCCTTGAGCGCGAGGGGGAAGTGTTCTTCAAGAAGGTTCACAAGGAGGTTCCAAGCTCCGAGGAGGAGGGTAACCCGCCCAGTGCCGTTAAGCATAGGGACCTAATCCTGCCGAGGGGGACTGCCCTCCACAGGCAGGTCTGCAATCTGCTGAAGAAGGAGAAGGATTTAATCGTGCCCAAGGGAGACAAGGACTTCAGAGTGAAGACGTGGTACGAGGTTTATTCACCATCATCGGAGATTGGAATTCCGTTGAAGAGCCTCGTGACTGGAGGGGAGGACTGCAGGGTAAAGAACGAGTACCTCGACATGGTTCTCTGGGGCCACATTGTTGAGATGAGAGAAGAGACCCCGATAACCGAGGGTGAATTCGAGCTTGAAATTGAAGTGCCCCAAGTGAAGGAGAAGCCTGGGAAGCCGGTGCAGATTGAGGTAAGGGTTGTGCCCCTCGGAAGAGACTCTTTCACGGTGGAGCTGTCGGTGGATCATGGGGAGCTCGACTCTTACGAGGTTAGGCTTGAAGACGGAAAACCGGTTGGGGTTACATGGACAATAATCATGCCAGAGACGAGGACAATCGCAACGATTGAAGGGCGGAGCCCCAAGAGAACGCGTTACAGGGACGTGAGTTTAATCCCTGACCTCGGCACGGAAATCGTTGAAACGGATACCCTTAAAGGAGAGCACAAGGGCATGTTCCTGACTTCAATCCTCGACATTGAGGACGTTGAGACGCTTGGCCTCATCCCCGAGAACGTTAAGGGCATCGTAAGCGGGAGCCTGAGGATTGACAAGCCGCTGTGGGAGGGCCGCTTTGAGGGTGTGGATAGGGAAGTGCTGGCATATCTCGTGAGGGAGATGGAGGAGCTCCTCGAGGGCAGGGCCAATCTTGACGTGGACCTCAGTCTCCCGGAAGAAGTGGTAATTGATGACCTCCTCTTCGAAAAGCTCAGGCCTCTCAATGGAAAGGTTCGGTTCAGGCTCAGGAAGGAGGAATGCTGA
- a CDS encoding DUF365 domain-containing protein produces MTRSEDVIGATFPVPKPLLGRILDEGKTVFVKPSTLRLKPGMKLVFYASHEDQGWHGEAEVESVEHFTNVEDIIKKYKDELFLTPEELRKYERDRAKWHSRGRRPRPWMVVRLKNVRKYPKVVKPKRFIAVSGRYVKEDEYGEILKRAGI; encoded by the coding sequence ATGACAAGGAGTGAAGATGTCATCGGTGCAACCTTCCCCGTGCCAAAACCGCTTTTGGGAAGGATACTCGATGAGGGAAAGACTGTCTTCGTCAAGCCCTCGACGCTCAGGCTCAAACCGGGCATGAAGCTGGTCTTTTACGCCTCCCACGAGGATCAGGGCTGGCACGGTGAGGCTGAGGTCGAGAGCGTCGAGCACTTCACGAATGTTGAGGATATTATCAAGAAGTACAAAGACGAGCTTTTCCTCACTCCAGAGGAGCTCAGAAAGTACGAGCGCGACAGGGCGAAGTGGCACTCAAGGGGAAGAAGGCCAAGGCCGTGGATGGTGGTCAGGCTGAAGAACGTTCGCAAGTACCCGAAGGTCGTCAAGCCGAAGCGGTTCATCGCGGTCTCGGGAAGGTATGTCAAGGAGGACGAGTACGGGGAGATTTTGAAGAGGGCAGGAATCTGA